The proteins below come from a single Balneolaceae bacterium genomic window:
- a CDS encoding DUF5777 family beta-barrel protein, giving the protein MKCNSIVFLIAGIFLFLPALCNAQLERERVVTSSPVEDTFWATKNVGISTTVNPSGKDLHSSVLHTFGLVDGGIDRFFGLDDGANTRLGLIYGITDRVSLGLGRMTFRKVVDISTKINLLRQQTDGSVPVSVAVKGATGISTLSGIGLEFSDRLSYFTSVMIARKFNGFSLQLSPMYSHFNRTPGQAQKDLLGLGILLNVELNERYALSGEYLPVFGDRNPGTDDAMAIALNINTGGHVFQIFFASSQWHNEQFIMANNRDRFWEGDFRFGFNIHRVFGLGGQ; this is encoded by the coding sequence ATGAAATGTAATTCCATCGTTTTTTTGATTGCTGGAATATTTCTTTTTCTGCCAGCACTTTGTAATGCTCAACTGGAACGTGAGCGGGTGGTCACCTCATCACCTGTTGAGGATACGTTCTGGGCTACAAAAAATGTGGGCATTAGCACCACTGTAAATCCCTCCGGGAAAGATCTGCACTCATCTGTTCTTCACACATTTGGCCTTGTAGATGGCGGTATTGACCGGTTCTTCGGCCTGGATGATGGTGCAAATACAAGACTTGGATTGATATACGGTATTACGGACCGTGTGTCGTTAGGGCTGGGACGTATGACATTCAGGAAAGTGGTGGATATCTCAACGAAGATAAATCTGCTCAGGCAACAAACAGATGGCTCCGTTCCGGTAAGTGTTGCTGTAAAAGGAGCAACCGGAATTTCAACGCTTTCCGGAATTGGATTGGAGTTTTCGGATCGATTGAGCTATTTCACATCCGTCATGATTGCAAGAAAATTCAATGGTTTTTCACTTCAGCTCAGCCCAATGTATTCTCATTTTAACCGGACTCCCGGACAAGCCCAAAAGGATCTGTTAGGCCTTGGTATATTGCTGAATGTAGAGTTAAATGAGCGGTATGCATTGAGTGGAGAGTATCTGCCGGTATTTGGAGATCGGAATCCCGGAACGGATGATGCAATGGCCATTGCGCTGAACATTAATACCGGCGGGCATGTGTTCCAGATCTTTTTTGCCAGTTCCCAGTGGCACAATGAGCAGTTTATTATGGCAAATAACAGAGATCGATTTTGGGAGGGAGATTTTCGATTTGGATTTAATATCCACCGGGTATTTGGCCTCGGTGGACAATAG